A window of Tautonia plasticadhaerens contains these coding sequences:
- the ubiE gene encoding bifunctional demethylmenaquinone methyltransferase/2-methoxy-6-polyprenyl-1,4-benzoquinol methylase UbiE: MATQTDPDVAKAGPEVDKSGHRVRSMFASIAGKYDLLNHLLSLNVDRMWRAFTVRTVPPEPGVPVLDCCTGTADLALAYDRAAGGKSPVIGSDFCREMLLIGNQKARKLGAQDRVTLIEGDTQRLPFPTGEFGVVTVAFGLRNVSDTAKGLDEMIRVARPGGKVAILEFSRPRGPVLGRLYLTFFTHVLPRVGQAVAPNRYDAYRYLPESVMQFPDGQEMLDLMTSRGLVDAVQHPLTFGIATLYVGTKPGTPG, encoded by the coding sequence GTGGCCACCCAGACCGATCCCGACGTTGCGAAGGCCGGGCCGGAGGTCGACAAGTCCGGGCATCGGGTCCGCTCGATGTTCGCCTCGATCGCCGGCAAGTACGACCTGCTCAACCACCTGCTCAGCCTGAACGTCGACCGGATGTGGCGGGCGTTCACGGTCCGCACGGTCCCCCCCGAGCCCGGCGTGCCGGTGCTCGACTGCTGCACCGGGACGGCCGACCTGGCGCTGGCCTACGACCGGGCGGCCGGGGGGAAGTCCCCGGTGATCGGCTCGGACTTCTGCCGGGAGATGCTGCTCATCGGCAACCAGAAGGCCCGGAAGCTGGGGGCCCAGGACCGGGTGACCCTGATCGAGGGGGACACCCAGCGCCTGCCCTTCCCGACCGGCGAGTTCGGGGTCGTCACGGTCGCCTTCGGCCTCCGCAACGTGAGCGACACGGCGAAGGGGCTGGACGAGATGATCCGGGTCGCCCGGCCGGGGGGCAAGGTGGCGATCCTGGAGTTCTCCCGGCCGAGGGGGCCGGTGCTGGGACGGCTGTACCTGACCTTCTTCACGCACGTCCTCCCCCGGGTGGGCCAGGCGGTGGCGCCGAACCGTTACGACGCCTACCGATACCTGCCCGAGTCGGTGATGCAGTTCCCCGACGGCCAAGAGATGCTCGACCTGATGACGAGCCGGGGGCTGGTGGACGCGGTGCAGCACCCCCTGACCTTCGGGATCGCCACCCTGTACGTGGGCACCAAGCCGGGGACCCCGGGTTGA
- a CDS encoding UbiX family flavin prenyltransferase, with protein MTGASGAPYALRLLRVLCGSGRTVHLAISPSGAHVMREETGVAPSQSASRFDPAVFGDLGPGRVVFHHHADFTAGIASGSFPTGGMVVCPCSMSTLASIAHGVTTNLITRAADVHLKERRKLILVPREMPLNLIQIENMAAVTRAGAVVMPAMPGWYHGPTSLDDLVDFVVARICDQLGVGNDLIRRWGYGPPPGGPED; from the coding sequence ATGACCGGCGCGAGCGGGGCGCCGTATGCTCTGAGGCTGCTGCGGGTGCTCTGCGGGTCGGGCCGCACGGTCCACCTGGCGATCAGCCCGAGCGGGGCCCACGTGATGCGGGAGGAGACGGGGGTGGCCCCGTCGCAGTCGGCCTCCCGGTTCGACCCGGCGGTCTTCGGCGACCTGGGGCCCGGCCGGGTCGTCTTCCACCACCACGCCGACTTCACGGCCGGGATCGCCAGCGGGTCGTTCCCGACCGGGGGGATGGTGGTCTGCCCGTGCAGCATGAGCACCCTGGCGTCGATCGCCCACGGCGTGACGACGAACCTGATCACCCGGGCGGCCGACGTCCATTTGAAGGAGCGTCGGAAATTGATCCTGGTCCCCCGGGAGATGCCGCTGAACCTGATCCAGATCGAGAACATGGCCGCCGTGACCCGGGCCGGGGCGGTGGTGATGCCGGCGATGCCGGGCTGGTACCACGGGCCGACGTCGCTGGACGACCTGGTCGACTTCGTGGTGGCGCGGATCTGCGACCAGCTCGGCGTGGGCAACGACCTGATCCGGCGCTGGGGCTACGGCCCGCCCCCGGGCGGCCCCGAGGACTGA
- a CDS encoding 4-hydroxybenzoate octaprenyltransferase: MSTDAPTSSGPIETLRDILGMIRFSHTLFALPFALLGAAMAAHDHPTGPKHWLGILLCMVTARSAAMAFNRLVDRRIDARNPRTATRHLPSGRLSVRAVTLFTAGSAGLFVASTALFLPENPWPIALSAPVLLWLLGYSYAKRFTSLAHYWLGAALAMAPIAAWIAIRGDLAWPPALLGLAVLCWVGGFDIIYACQDAGFDRESGLRSIPARLGVGGALRLAAASHAAMVLALIGLGLAYPPFGWIYGAGVAAVAVLLAYEHAIVRPDDLGRVNVAFFQVNVGISLGLLAVGLIDLAA, translated from the coding sequence ATGTCGACCGACGCACCGACCTCCTCCGGGCCGATCGAGACGCTCCGGGACATCCTCGGGATGATCCGGTTCAGCCACACGCTGTTCGCCCTGCCGTTCGCCCTGCTGGGGGCGGCGATGGCGGCGCACGACCATCCGACCGGCCCGAAGCATTGGCTCGGCATCCTGCTCTGCATGGTGACGGCGCGGTCGGCGGCCATGGCCTTCAACCGGCTGGTCGACCGGCGGATCGACGCTCGCAATCCGAGGACCGCCACGCGGCACCTGCCGAGCGGGAGGCTCTCGGTCAGGGCAGTGACGCTCTTCACGGCGGGCAGCGCGGGGCTGTTCGTGGCCTCGACGGCCCTGTTCCTGCCGGAGAACCCCTGGCCGATCGCGCTGTCGGCGCCGGTCCTGCTGTGGTTGCTGGGATACTCGTATGCGAAGCGGTTCACGAGCCTGGCGCACTACTGGCTGGGGGCGGCGCTGGCGATGGCGCCGATCGCGGCCTGGATCGCGATCCGGGGGGACCTGGCCTGGCCGCCGGCCTTGCTGGGGCTGGCGGTGCTCTGCTGGGTGGGCGGGTTCGACATCATCTACGCCTGCCAGGACGCCGGGTTCGACCGCGAGAGCGGCCTGCGGAGCATCCCGGCGCGGCTGGGGGTCGGCGGCGCCCTCCGGCTGGCGGCGGCGAGCCACGCGGCGATGGTGCTGGCCCTGATCGGCCTGGGCCTGGCCTACCCGCCGTTCGGCTGGATCTACGGGGCGGGCGTGGCGGCGGTGGCCGTCCTGCTGGCGTATGAGCACGCGATCGTCCGTCCGGACGACCTGGGCCGAGTGAACGTCGCGTTCTTCCAGGTGAACGTCGGCATCAGCCTGGGCCTGCTGGCGGTCGGGCTGATCGACCTGGCGGCCTGA
- a CDS encoding prolyl oligopeptidase family serine peptidase — MTVMTSRWTLALALLGAPAVAQDDRHPPTEEQLATIRERSAELADRLDRLEASLIADEREVGDAFADVAVFLKAAEWIDRHGEYFEEGSAAWTLDALDRGLARAEQAIGGDRPWTTAGGGVVRGYVSKVDGSVQPYAVYRPEGLDREARVRLDVVLHGRNARLNEVRFIRDHEGKATPEGIDERIVLHVYGRGNNAYRWAGESDVFEAIAAVRRTERIDPERIVLRGFSMGGAGAWHLGLHHPSLWAAVEAGAGFSETIHYAKLEDIPEYQRKALHIYDAADYALNASNVPIVGYGGEEDPQLRASENVVEALRVLGFETTTEGLQTRAEGLEFLRVVGAGMGHRVDEASRAVIDAFVDEHAERGVAFDRPRVRFVTYTAKYHRAAWIQVEELIEHYARATVEAEVDPESRGVVEVATENVAVLAVERQVADRARIDGVELPLADAAGSLLPSVYYRRRGDSWFALDYDESREIQLNATARKRPGIQGPIDDAFTGSFLCVRGTGPAWNPRVQRWAEERLDCFASEWDEWMRGDLPIKDDADVTAEDLRRSHLVLFGDPGSNRLIGQLLPELPLAWTRDRVGFLDPFEAADHAPAMIAPNPLNSGRYVVVNSGHTFGADAFRGTNALLYPRLGDYAVFRVDDDGGEVVSSGYFDESWRLEVEGD, encoded by the coding sequence ATGACCGTGATGACCTCGCGATGGACCCTGGCCCTCGCCCTGCTCGGGGCCCCGGCCGTCGCCCAGGACGACCGACACCCGCCGACCGAGGAGCAGCTCGCGACGATCCGGGAGAGGTCGGCCGAGTTGGCCGACCGGCTGGACCGGCTTGAGGCGTCGCTGATCGCCGATGAGCGGGAGGTGGGGGACGCCTTCGCCGACGTCGCCGTCTTCCTGAAGGCGGCCGAATGGATCGATCGCCACGGCGAGTACTTCGAGGAGGGCTCGGCCGCGTGGACCCTCGACGCCCTCGACCGGGGCCTTGCCCGGGCGGAGCAGGCCATCGGCGGCGATCGGCCCTGGACGACGGCCGGAGGGGGGGTGGTCCGGGGGTACGTCTCGAAGGTCGACGGCTCGGTCCAGCCGTATGCGGTGTACCGGCCGGAGGGGCTGGACCGCGAGGCCCGGGTCCGGCTGGACGTGGTCCTGCACGGCCGGAACGCGCGTTTGAATGAGGTCCGGTTCATCCGAGATCATGAGGGCAAGGCCACGCCCGAGGGGATCGACGAGCGGATCGTCCTGCACGTCTACGGGAGGGGGAACAACGCGTACCGGTGGGCGGGGGAGTCGGACGTGTTCGAGGCGATCGCCGCCGTCCGCCGCACGGAGCGGATCGACCCGGAGCGGATCGTCCTGAGGGGCTTCTCGATGGGGGGGGCCGGGGCCTGGCACCTGGGGCTGCACCACCCGAGCCTCTGGGCGGCCGTCGAGGCCGGGGCGGGGTTCTCGGAGACGATCCATTACGCGAAGCTTGAGGACATCCCCGAATACCAGCGCAAGGCGTTGCACATCTATGATGCGGCCGATTACGCCCTGAATGCGTCCAACGTGCCGATCGTCGGCTACGGCGGCGAGGAGGATCCGCAGCTCCGGGCGTCGGAGAACGTCGTGGAGGCCCTCAGGGTCCTCGGCTTCGAGACGACGACAGAGGGGCTCCAGACCAGGGCCGAGGGCCTGGAGTTCCTCCGGGTCGTCGGCGCAGGGATGGGGCACCGCGTCGACGAGGCGAGCCGGGCGGTGATCGACGCCTTCGTGGATGAGCACGCCGAGCGGGGGGTCGCCTTCGACCGCCCCCGGGTCCGGTTCGTCACCTACACGGCGAAGTACCACCGGGCGGCCTGGATCCAGGTGGAGGAGCTGATCGAGCACTACGCCAGGGCTACGGTCGAGGCCGAGGTCGACCCGGAATCGAGGGGCGTGGTCGAGGTCGCCACCGAGAACGTGGCCGTGCTCGCGGTGGAGCGTCAGGTGGCCGATCGGGCGAGGATCGACGGCGTCGAGCTGCCGCTGGCCGACGCGGCCGGGAGCCTGCTGCCGTCGGTCTACTACCGACGCCGGGGCGATTCCTGGTTCGCGCTCGACTACGACGAATCCCGGGAGATCCAGCTCAACGCGACCGCCCGCAAGCGACCGGGCATCCAGGGCCCGATCGATGACGCCTTCACCGGGTCGTTCCTCTGCGTCCGGGGAACCGGCCCGGCCTGGAACCCCCGCGTCCAGCGGTGGGCCGAGGAGCGGCTCGACTGCTTCGCCTCGGAATGGGACGAATGGATGCGCGGGGATTTGCCGATCAAGGACGACGCGGACGTGACGGCCGAGGACCTCCGGCGGTCCCACCTCGTCCTGTTCGGAGACCCGGGGTCGAACCGGCTGATCGGGCAGCTGCTCCCCGAGCTTCCCCTGGCCTGGACCCGGGATCGCGTCGGGTTCCTCGACCCCTTCGAGGCGGCCGACCACGCCCCGGCGATGATCGCGCCGAACCCCCTGAATTCGGGGCGGTACGTCGTCGTCAACAGCGGCCACACCTTCGGGGCCGACGCGTTCCGGGGCACGAACGCGTTGCTGTATCCCCGGCTGGGGGATTACGCCGTCTTCCGGGTCGATGACGACGGCGGGGAGGTCGTCAGCTCGGGGTACTTCGACGAGTCATGGCGGCTGGAAGTGGAGGGAGACTGA
- the mqnE gene encoding aminofutalosine synthase MqnE, protein MATDPHRLQEIREKVEAGHRLSFDDGLALYASNDLFTIGELANLVRERYNGNYAYYNVNTHINPTNVCVYKCDFCAFRADLGEDRAYTMDEAQVKGRAEEAHARGATELHIVGGLHNKLPFQYYVDVVRWVKEAAPEIHVKAYTAVEYEWFRKIERAPLKDILGRLLDAGLGSLPGGGAEIFHPEVRDEICGAKASTETWLEVHRTAHELGLHSNATMLYGHIERPEHRIDHMIRLRELQDQTGGFQTFIPLAFHPDNSRMDDIPKPSGVMDLKTMAISRLMLDNFPHIKAYWIMLGIKTAQVALAFGADDLDGTVVYETIYHEAGAETPQEMNIAEIRRLIEEAGRIPVERDTLYNRIEREGARWWPGEHIDVPALAGVVR, encoded by the coding sequence ATGGCGACCGACCCGCATCGGCTGCAAGAGATCCGGGAGAAGGTCGAGGCCGGCCATCGGCTGAGCTTCGACGACGGCCTGGCCCTCTACGCGTCGAACGACCTGTTCACGATCGGCGAGCTGGCCAACCTCGTCCGCGAGCGCTACAACGGCAACTACGCGTATTACAACGTCAACACCCACATCAATCCGACCAACGTCTGCGTCTACAAGTGCGACTTCTGCGCCTTCCGGGCCGACCTGGGCGAGGACCGCGCCTACACGATGGACGAGGCCCAGGTGAAGGGCCGGGCCGAGGAGGCCCACGCCCGGGGGGCGACCGAGCTGCACATCGTCGGGGGCCTGCACAACAAGCTGCCCTTCCAGTACTACGTCGACGTCGTCCGCTGGGTGAAGGAGGCGGCCCCCGAGATCCACGTCAAGGCGTACACGGCCGTCGAGTACGAGTGGTTCCGCAAGATCGAGCGGGCCCCGCTGAAGGACATCCTCGGCCGACTGCTCGACGCCGGCCTCGGCAGCCTCCCCGGCGGCGGTGCCGAGATCTTCCACCCCGAGGTCCGGGACGAGATCTGCGGCGCGAAGGCCTCGACCGAGACCTGGCTGGAGGTCCACCGGACCGCCCACGAGCTGGGGCTGCACTCCAACGCCACGATGCTCTACGGCCACATCGAGCGGCCCGAGCACCGGATCGACCACATGATCCGCCTCCGGGAGCTGCAGGACCAGACCGGCGGCTTCCAGACGTTCATCCCGCTGGCCTTCCACCCGGACAACTCCCGGATGGACGACATCCCCAAGCCCTCCGGCGTGATGGACCTGAAGACGATGGCCATCAGCCGCCTGATGCTGGACAACTTCCCCCACATCAAGGCGTACTGGATCATGCTCGGCATCAAGACGGCGCAAGTCGCCCTGGCCTTCGGCGCCGACGACCTCGACGGCACGGTCGTCTACGAGACGATCTACCACGAGGCCGGCGCCGAGACCCCCCAGGAGATGAACATCGCCGAGATCCGCCGCCTCATCGAGGAGGCCGGCCGGATCCCCGTCGAGCGTGACACCCTCTACAACCGCATCGAACGCGAAGGCGCCCGCTGGTGGCCCGGGGAGCACATCGACGTGCCCGCCCTCGCCGGCGTGGTCCGCTGA